From the genome of Treponema denticola:
GTTTACAAACTGCATACAATAATGCGACGTTTGCCGAAAGGCAAACTCGGCAGATAAACAGTGAGGCTGAATTCCTGCCGAACTGTTTATCATATCTCCTTATCATAATCATATTATGCCGGCAACATATTGATTACCTCACATTTTAAAGCTTTTCGATTTCTTCACGGCTTAAGCCTGTTCCTTCGGCTATTTTAACAATATCAACCCCAAGCCGTTTAAATGCTGCAGCCGTTTCAAGAGCTTTTTTGTATGAGCCTTGCTGTATTCCAATCATTAGGCTTTCCTCACGCTGCACCGCTATATCAGTATCATAGTCATATTCTGCCAGTAACATATTTATCACCTCCCGTGATTTTCTTTGTAGATATTCTTTTAAAATGCCGTTTTGGATGCATTCTTTTATAGCACTTTCAAAGCCTTTTTCTTTATCAAGCGCGGTATGGCGGCGTACGGCTTCTACAAACAGGCTGTATTCTTCCAATGGTTTACAGGTCATTAAAATCTTATTCGCTTTGTCTGTGTTAATATTAAGCACTTGAACCGTTAGTTCCAGCGGAACTTGTTCCGATTTTGCGATGTAGGCCTCTGAAAGTTTGAGCGTTTTCTGAGCCGGATATTTTGCCTTGCCGTTATAGAAGACGTAAAATTCAGGTATGGGAATTTTTTGCAAGGTTCTGTAATATTTTGCTTTCGGGTCTTGAATTTGTTCGTACAGACGTGCTACATATTGTAAGCAGCGCAAAGGCATATTTTCATTTATAGTCGATTGGTGTTCTGCCAGCACAATGATTTTATTATCAATCAGACACGATACATCATTGGACAATTTTGTATACATCGCCTGTTCAAGTTTAAGCGGCTTCAATTCCGCCGAAGAATCAAGGTGTGTGCCGTGCAGTGCATTGTAGAGCGATAAAAAGTTGGCTTTGGCGGTTTTATCTTCGCTGAATAAATCTACGAATACCGAGTCTTTGTACCGGCGATTGTGTTTTGCCATAAAGTATCCCCCTTATCTATTAGTATATCACAGTCTTTACACTTTTGTAAGGCATATTCCTTATATCTATTTTGTCAATATTAAAAACAAGCTTGATTTATCTATCTCTTTTATCTCATACCGAAAACCCGATTGAATGCCGAGTTTTTTAAGTTCTTCTTCGGTAAAGGTTACCGCCTTAAAACCGTCTTTGCAGATAATGATACCGTCCTTTGTTTTTTCTTCATCGATTTCGCCTAAAAGCTTTTTATCCGCCTGTTCCCGAAACCATTCAAGCCGATCTTTCCAGAATTTTCCGCTATAGGTGCTGAAAAAGGCTTTTCCGCCTTTCTTGAGACTTTGGACACATACGGTAATAAGGCGTTCTGCAGAACCTTTAATTGCGGAAAGTCCGTTTTGCAAACAGAGTACCATGTCAAATTCACCATTAAACGCAAGGTTATAAGCATCCGCTGCCTGCACTGTTGCGTTGGAACTATCTTTTAAAAATTCTTTTGCAAAAGCGACAGAATCTTCGGAAATGTCGATACCGATAAGACGCTTTGCATACGGAGATAATTCTTTTAATATTCTCCCATACCCGCAGCCGACTTCCAAAACCGATTCGGTTCCGGTTAAATTCCGTTTGATAAAATTTATTTCTTCATTGAGGTATTGCCGCACACGGGGAAGTGCCGTGTCGTATACTCGGAATAATTTTTGTGCATTTAAATTCTGTGCGTAATAATTGTCTTCATTTTTCATACCAGCCTCCTAATTTTTATTATTTGTTATTAATTCTATAATATTATTCTATCCCCTTCCCGTTTTGTCAAGATTTTATTTAAAAAAAATTAAAATTTTTTTGATGAGCTAAGGCCGGTACGGAAGGTTATGGTCTTCTATCCGGTACAATTCCGCTAAAATGTTTTCCTCAGCGATATAATAACATGCTGCAGGAGATAATGCAAGGATAGTAACCGTTCAATTTTAAAGGAATCTCCAAGCACAGGCTGCGGCCGATACGAGCCTTGTCCCTGTTTACAAGCCCCCTGGCTCATGCTAAAATAACAACTATGAAGAGGTACTATAAAAGAATCATATTTATACTTTGTTTTACTGTAATGTATTTTGGCTGTTCCGATACTGATGCAGCTCTTGAAGGCTTAAAACCGGACCAAAATAAAAAACATATTATAAGTTTAGCCGAATTATATTCATATATTAAAGAGTATTCTCCTTTTTTAAATAATGCTATTTTAAATAATCTTAATGAAAAATATTTTGAACTTGCAAATAAAATTATGTATGAAAGCGATAAATATAAAATTTATACTTATTTTGAAGAGTTGTTAGCAGTAATAAATGACGGACATGCAGCCGTGTTCTATGAACAAGGCCCAAACACTCCTTTTTAATTTTTACCTATCGGATTGGACTATGCTGACGGCAAATACTATCTTTTATATAAAGAGAACAATATAAAAATACCATTAGGTTCAGAGCTTATAAAAATTGATGATGAAGATGTAAAAAAATATTTATTAAATAATATTGCAAAATATATTCCTGTAAAAACACCTCATGCCTTTGAAAATTCAATGATAAAACGTATTTTATATTCTTCACAAAATAAAAAAATAAAATTTACATTTAAGGTCGATAAAAATGAAGTTAATTTAGAATTGAAATATTCAATTCCGCAAAATAAAATCGGTAGTATAAAATTTAATAAAATCCCTGATTATTATGATAAACTGAATAAGATATATTCAAGCTATAATTTTTCGATTTATAATATTAAAGAAAAATATGCTTTGATACAAATACATAATTTTTGGGATTATCACATGATAGATGAATTTATTGAAAAAATTATTCCTTTGTTAGAAAATTCTGCTCATCTTATTTTAGATATTCGAAAAAATAGCGGCGGCAATTCAAATATAGGATTTGTAATTTTAAAAATACTTACAGGAAAAACAGATCCTGAAATATCTTCCGTCAATATTAAAGATTTTCAACGCCGATTAAGTCCCGTTCTGATTACTTTAACTGCAATAAAAGATAAAAATTTAAAGGTGATAAACCATGATACGCTTACAAAACTAAATTCTTTTATTAACGACGGTAAATTAATGAAAGCTCATCAATTGTTAATGCCGTCAGAAGAAGATAAAATATTACAACAAATAGACAACTTTCTTATGCAAAGTAATGAAATGGAAGAATTAGAAAAAAAACTTATCTCTGCTGCAAATAAGTGTAAAATCGAGAATAAAGATATAACCGTTTTTACATCTTACAAAAGCGGTTCCGCTTGCGATAATTTTGCATGTTTTTGTAAAGAATTAAACATAAGGCTAATCGGAACAAATACTAAAGGAGCTACAGGAAACATCGGAATATTTAAGCTTACAAATAATTTTTCATTTTTCATATCATTGCAAAAAACTATGTACAATAATATGGAAATTAACAATAAGGGTTTATCGCCTGACGTTTTTATTATGGATACGATTGAAGATATTAAAAATCAAAACGATCCCTGCTTAAATTTCGTTTTGGAAACAGAATAGCGCATAGGGATCACTCATACATCGAAGGAACTAAAAGGTTAAATTCCATGATCGTCTTAGCACCGGGTATTGTGATGCTATATATACCCCTTTTCAACCTTTTGGTAAAATTTACTTTTGAAAGATTGATGTTTTTTATGCAAAAGACATCCTCTACATAGATTTTTTTTCCTCCGTATTCAGGAAGAATTTGAATAAACTTTTTTTGGAAAACATCCTTATCGATTTTTTTGACCTGAAAAACCGGAATAGAAAGGATTAGATCTTCTTTTTGAAACATCAATATGTTTAGGTCCAAACCGGCAGAAGAATATCGGCGTATTTCAGAAGCTTCATTTAAAAGGCTCCTAGACTTATGCTTTAAGCACATCTCCAAAAGACCTCCTTTTTTGTTTTCCAAAAGAAGGGCTTTATGTTCAATCAGAAGAGATATTAAAAGACGGTTTGATTCGGAATTTCCTTCTATAGGCGAAAAAAATGGAATGGGCTTTTTTACCAGTTCTTCTACAGAAGCCGATCCCAAATAAGCTTCGGCTTGAGTTTTATAAAATTCTTCAATAACAGCATTCGGCAGAATTCTTTTTACAGCTTCCGAAAAAATTTGAGGAGAAAGAATCGATGAGCATAAAACAAAAAGGTATGATAGGTTCCCGTCGGTTTGAATATAGGCATCGATTACCACTGCTCCGGCTTCTATGCAGGCTAAAGAGATTCTCATACGCAAGACAGCTCCCTGTTCACTCATAAAATTCTCTTGTACGGCGAAAAATTTTAGACCGTAAAGAAATTCCCTACGCAAAAGAGAATTGCTTAAAACAGAGGAATTTGAATTTTCATATTGTCTATATACGGAAACCATCGATAATCTTATCGGCAGTTTTTACAAAAAGCATTATTGGGAAGATATAAAAAAACTGCGCCCTGCCCGAAGGCAAGACGCAGGTAAGCTAGTGTACAGATGTAAAATTAAATCTTATGCAGTTTTAATTTCTATTTGTTTAGGCTGAGTATCCGGTTTTCTCGGAATATTTACAACCAAAACACCGTTTTCAAATTTTGCAGAAACTTCATCGGAGTTTATATCCTCAGGCAAGGTAAAACGCCTCATAAAATGCCTTGAACTTCGCTCCTTTATGATGTACTCTGCCCCCTTATCTTCCTTTTCTTCTTTTTTGGAAGATGAGATTGTCATAAGCCTATCTTTTAAGCTGATCTCAACATCTTTTTCGCTGTACCCTGGAAGATCTACTTCCATAACATAGGCTTTCTCGGTTTCGCGGATATCCACACTCGGCATTCCGCAGCTTGCATTCTTGATCGGAGCAAAAACTCCAAAATTGGGACCCAAGCTCCTATCAAGGGCATCAAATACGCTGTCCGTAAAAGACGGACTAAAAAGACTTAAACTATTCATAAAGCACCTCCTGCTTATAAGTTACTATTTCAAACTCAACGAGCGGCTCGTTGAGCCGCTTTGTAAGCTGGCTCTTTGAGCTGGCTCTGTAAGTTCAGTTTTTAAGCCTGCTTTTCAAGCTGTCACTTATATACAAGCAATTTTTATGCCAAATCAAAAAAAAGGAAGGAAAATTTGTTAAAATGCCATAAGTCTATATTCAATATAGACTTATACAATTATGAATAAACGGGAAATTTATGTTTATAAAAAAATGATAGAGCTTAAAAGGGACAAAAAATACTATTGTGCCAAATTTTCATGCTAAATAGAGCTATTTTGACACAGTATCCTCAGTATAGAGATTTTCATAGGCCACTTTTGCAACAGCCTGCTCCGCTTCTTTTTTTGTTTTACCTGAAAGGGGACCGTAAACCTTACCGTTTACTGAAACCGAGAACCAAAAAGTGCGGTCATGATCAGGACCGCTCGCCTTTTTAAGCTCATATTTCGGAACTGCTTTAAATTTCTTTTGAACCAATTCCTGAAGAAGGGATTTATAGTCGCTTATAAACCTTTTTTCTAAGACCGAAGCGATAGCCTTTTCCAAAAGATTTAACACAAATTTTTGAGCTGTTTTAAAACCGGAATCAAGGTAGTAGGCTCCTATAACAGCTTCAAGGGCATCGGCAAGGATGGCCTTTTTTTCTCTGCCTCCGGACATTTCTTCTCCCTTCCCTAAAACCAAATATTTACTTATGTTTAGGTTATGGGCAGCCTTCGATAAAGCTTCTTCCGAAACAGCGGAAGCTTTTATTTTAGCCAACTCCCCCTCATGTTTATCCTCAAAAGATTTATAAAGATAGGAAGCTGCGACAAGCCCCAAAACCGAATCGCCTAAAAATTCCAAGCGTTCATTATTGATGTGAAAATTATTATGTTCATTGGAAAATGACCTGTGATGGAAGGCTAGATCAAGCAAGCGTAGATCTTTAAATTTCAATCCCGCTTGCTTTTGGAACTCAAGGAGTTCCCGCTTCCTACCGGCCTCAATGCCTAATTTTATCGGAAACAAAGAACTCCCCTAAAAACAAAACTTATTTTTTCTGAGTCTTGATAAATTCATAAGCATCGCGGACAGTTTCAAACTCATTTGCCTTTTCGTCCGGGATCTTAATACCCATATCCTCTTCGAGAGCATAAACGAGTTCATAGGTGTCAAGACTATCGGCACCTAAATCTTGTCGGAATGAAGAATCCAATGTAACCTTGTCCTCATCAATTTCCAACTTTGCTGCGATTAACTGCTGAATTTTTTTGAATAAATCATCCATAAAACTATCTCCTTTAGTCTAATTTATCGGGGTTAATAACCTGCTTGCCTTTATAAAACCCGCATTTGGGGCATACATGATGAGGCATAATCAAGTTACCGCATCCGGAACACTCAACAAGATTTGGCGCTTGTAAACGCATATTTATACCGCGTCGGCGTCTTGTTCTAGCCTTTGACGTATTCGCTCTTGGTACAGCCATACTCAATCCTCCACTACAAAATATCTAAAATTAAAAAAGCGTATCTGCCGCACTTGTTTGCGGCCGTTCACATAATTAAGTGTCTATTCTACACTAAAACCCGTAAAAAGTCAATACAAAATTCAAAATTCAAAAGATAACAAAATATCCGTTTATACCAGATGTTTTTTCATTATCCTTATAGCCATATCCGGATCTTCGGTAGCCAAAAGTCCCATAGCCGATAGTATATACTCCTTATCAAGAAGAAATTGAGGATTTTTAGGCTTTAAGCTAAAAGGATCGTCTTCACGGAATTTGCAAGCCTCCATAATTTCTTTGTAATGGGAATTATAAACCAAAATTCCTCCTGTTCCTATTATATAACGCAGCTGGGTTAAATCCTTTCCTTCTTGTTGAAAGCTGGCACCGCAGCCGGTATAAACAGGAGTTAAAACCCCGACATGGCGGCTCATCGAAACATCGGCACATACCTTGGCAACGGCACAATCAAAGGCCAAATCTTTTTCGGTTTCAGAAATAAAATCGGTGTGCTCATTCCGTTTTTTTACTTCTTCTTCAATGTTAAACCTATATTCTTTTGGAAGATAGTGTCTAAGCCCGTGAGGCCCTTGCACCGAGGCTACGGTCGGAAGAGAGTACCGCATACCAAGGTCGCCTTCCACTGTCCGTTTTAAAAATGCTTCAGGCAATCCATATAAAAAGACAGAGCCTTGGGTCGGCTCGCCGTCGGCAGCGGAATGAACATCGGTTGTAGCCCCGCCTATGTCTAAGACGATAAGATCTCCTAAACCCTCTTCATTTTCAGTACCTTCAGACAGAGTTTGAGCAGCCTTTAGGACAGCTGCAGGAGTCGGCATCAGGATATTATCTATATTATTTTCGACATGGGTCATGCCCTTTGCATGCACAATATTATTCATAAAGATGCCGCGGATTGTTTCGCGGGCGCTTTCAACATTGAGCTTGTTTATTTTGGGCATTACATTTTCTGCTAGATGAAAATCTACCTTATC
Proteins encoded in this window:
- a CDS encoding Rpn family recombination-promoting nuclease/putative transposase; protein product: MAKHNRRYKDSVFVDLFSEDKTAKANFLSLYNALHGTHLDSSAELKPLKLEQAMYTKLSNDVSCLIDNKIIVLAEHQSTINENMPLRCLQYVARLYEQIQDPKAKYYRTLQKIPIPEFYVFYNGKAKYPAQKTLKLSEAYIAKSEQVPLELTVQVLNINTDKANKILMTCKPLEEYSLFVEAVRRHTALDKEKGFESAIKECIQNGILKEYLQRKSREVINMLLAEYDYDTDIAVQREESLMIGIQQGSYKKALETAAAFKRLGVDIVKIAEGTGLSREEIEKL
- a CDS encoding class I SAM-dependent methyltransferase — translated: MKNEDNYYAQNLNAQKLFRVYDTALPRVRQYLNEEINFIKRNLTGTESVLEVGCGYGRILKELSPYAKRLIGIDISEDSVAFAKEFLKDSSNATVQAADAYNLAFNGEFDMVLCLQNGLSAIKGSAERLITVCVQSLKKGGKAFFSTYSGKFWKDRLEWFREQADKKLLGEIDEEKTKDGIIICKDGFKAVTFTEEELKKLGIQSGFRYEIKEIDKSSLFLILTK
- a CDS encoding Hsp20/alpha crystallin family protein; amino-acid sequence: MNSLSLFSPSFTDSVFDALDRSLGPNFGVFAPIKNASCGMPSVDIRETEKAYVMEVDLPGYSEKDVEISLKDRLMTISSSKKEEKEDKGAEYIIKERSSRHFMRRFTLPEDINSDEVSAKFENGVLVVNIPRKPDTQPKQIEIKTA
- the rnc gene encoding ribonuclease III; translation: MFPIKLGIEAGRKRELLEFQKQAGLKFKDLRLLDLAFHHRSFSNEHNNFHINNERLEFLGDSVLGLVAASYLYKSFEDKHEGELAKIKASAVSEEALSKAAHNLNISKYLVLGKGEEMSGGREKKAILADALEAVIGAYYLDSGFKTAQKFVLNLLEKAIASVLEKRFISDYKSLLQELVQKKFKAVPKYELKKASGPDHDRTFWFSVSVNGKVYGPLSGKTKKEAEQAVAKVAYENLYTEDTVSK
- the acpP gene encoding acyl carrier protein — translated: MDDLFKKIQQLIAAKLEIDEDKVTLDSSFRQDLGADSLDTYELVYALEEDMGIKIPDEKANEFETVRDAYEFIKTQKK
- the rpmF gene encoding 50S ribosomal protein L32: MAVPRANTSKARTRRRRGINMRLQAPNLVECSGCGNLIMPHHVCPKCGFYKGKQVINPDKLD
- the glmL gene encoding methylaspartate mutase accessory protein GlmL; its protein translation is MNCYLFVDFGSTNTKITLVDVEKEDIIGTAKAYTTVETDVMIGYNNALDLLHKKTGTDYTVVKSLACSSAAGGLKIIAIGLVPELTSEAAKRAALGAGAKVIHTYSHNLNKSEAEEIVSSNADIILLAGGTNGGDSRCIIHNAKMLADYGVKVPVVVAGNKSAEDEIIEIFKDKVDFHLAENVMPKINKLNVESARETIRGIFMNNIVHAKGMTHVENNIDNILMPTPAAVLKAAQTLSEGTENEEGLGDLIVLDIGGATTDVHSAADGEPTQGSVFLYGLPEAFLKRTVEGDLGMRYSLPTVASVQGPHGLRHYLPKEYRFNIEEEVKKRNEHTDFISETEKDLAFDCAVAKVCADVSMSRHVGVLTPVYTGCGASFQQEGKDLTQLRYIIGTGGILVYNSHYKEIMEACKFREDDPFSLKPKNPQFLLDKEYILSAMGLLATEDPDMAIRIMKKHLV